The Elaeis guineensis isolate ETL-2024a chromosome 3, EG11, whole genome shotgun sequence region CAATAATAGACATGAGGTGACAACATGACCGGTTGAGCTTTTCAATTTGGTTTATACTTGCTTAATTTATGCAGGGATTGGCCTGAGCTTCTTTACATGGCTTCTTGTAACTTTGATTTTCCTATCTTtcgttttattttatttcttacttttttttttctcttcatataTGTTTTAACTTTGAAACCATGGTGTTATTTTTTACCATTTTGCTCGAAGAAATGactatacaaaaaaataaatataaaagagatggattttgctcctccAAAAGGAAAGGGTAACTACTCTCAAGTTCAAAATCAAGAATAAAGTATTTAAATTGAAGACCCATCCTGTTGAATATAATCTATAGGCCACGTAAAAATCTTCACAAACCAAAACCCGTATGCTTGGATGATTGCTAATGTATAGAtcaagtgggtgcaaagtgaatAACTAAATTGATACAAAACTGCATTTGTTACTGTCTAGGcactaaaatatattaattttttttctatatatatttttatatagataGAACATGAACAATAAAGTGAATTCTCAACTTAAATGCTTTATCATATAAGCACATTGGTATAATAAAAACCATCCATTTTTATGTTCATGTATGGATGACTAGAGATccttaaaatatttgatatttgatttttaagtatttttagtGATATAGATAATGATTAATAGTGTATATCTTCCATTAAAAGACCTAATTATCATGAATTTGAGAGAAGTACATACACTCTTAATACTGAGAGGAGCACAATCCATCCCTTAGAGTATACTAATTTTAAAAACCtatatgattattattattattattattattattattattattattattattattattattattattattattattattattattattattattattattattattatttgaatgTTCATATGAACAAATGATGCATGCTAAGATCCATTTATTAGATAAGATGCTCTCACTCAATTGATGTCCAATCAAAAGACCTTATATATCCAATTTCTCCGTAGTTTATCAGCTATACACATTCAAGCACCACCATCGATCATCCATGAAatcatttcttaattatttgTTGAGATGATGTGGCAGTTGGAGATTGGTGTTGTATATGGCCAAGTTGGTGGTGCTAGTTAGACGTTGCCTAGCTTCCAATCAGTTGCCCATTTTTACATTGaacagatgattttttttttaacaatttttTAATATGcacaaatttgaaaaaaaaaaaatcccaaatcAGACTAGCAATCCTCTGCAACCAGTCTTGAGGGTTGCCTGATCTTGATAGaccccaaaaaaaattaaaacctatgtaagttcttttttctccttgatgAAGACAAGAATGCACAACAACAAAAAAACTACAATATGCCCCGTTGCTGAAATTTCCCTCCGAGTAGGCTTTGTATGGTTTCGTAGACTCGCAACCCAAAAGCTTTAAGTTGTTGGTAGGAGGATCGGCCTGGCTAATAAACCCACGTGATAAACCTAGTTTTAGTGACACTTATCCCCAACACCTTAAGCCATTGATAATTAGGACCGGCTAGGCTAATAAACCCATGTGTCACATCTTTTATTAATCAATATTGTAGGAATGTTAGGTAATCCTAAGTACATGACAATCAAAGCATATGAAGATTCAAGAGCAGTTTTGTGACTCAAAAAATTGCTCAAAAATGCCACTCAGCTTCCCTGCGGCCCATTGCTTAGCTGGATTGTCCAGTCCACTGTCCCAATTGAAAGGGGACAATAACCAACAAGTCACCACGGCAGCTGAGTGATTTTTTTGTGTTATTCGTGTATTTTTCCAAGATTTAAAAGCTTAAGCTTACCCCTCCGACTTTGTCCTTGATCTTTCTTATGTCATCAAGAGCGAACTCGATGCAAGAGATGGTGATCGGCCGAAACTCCACCGCCGGAGCGCCGGACCTGAGCGGAGTTACGTCGTCCTCAGCCAAATTGCTCTTCCAAAGGCTCCACCCTACGTCTTGGACGGTGTTAGCACACATGGAGAGAAATCGAGGCACTTTCCAACGGATGCTCCCCCATAAACTCTTCTTCATTGCTTTTTCTCGAGAAGTAGGAAAGGTGAGAGGGAGGGAAGGGTCGTCGGCTCTCTGTAAGCAAGAGAAGAGTGCTCCCATGAGGGAGAAGCCATCTCCCAGTGCATGGTGGAGCTTGAACACCATCGTGCCTTCGGCGGTGCTTGTCGGATACTTGATGATGTGGAGGTCCCACAGTGGCTGGCTTTGGGGGAGCTTCTCCACTGCTATCTCTGAGAGGTAATCCTGCACGAATTGGTCATATGATTCCAAGCCCGGGGGGAAGGTAGGAAGTTTAACGTGGTCTTCCAGCTTGACCTTGACCCTCTTCCACTGTTGAACCCCGTGCTCATCTTGCACCTGGTTCAAAATGTTGatttgtaaataaaaaaaaaaaagagagagaatttttttaataaaaaataaaataatgaaaaaaattatttatttatttatttatttatttgtctaGATAGAAATAAGATTGATGAAAGTACAATTCAATTGAATGGGGGGCACAAATTAGAGCTAGGTTATTGACATCAACCTCCAATGATTTTACCAACTAAATTTCTGAAAGCTGTACCAAAAAAAACTAAATTTCTTGAAAGAAATGTTGATACACCTTAATTGTATTTTAATTGGAATAGCTCAATGATTAAATGTCTTGGCAAGGGGCACATGCTGGTGTCACGCTCTCATTCTTTCACTAATAACAGTTAACCGTCCTATTTTCTAGTAGTACCACTTCCGGAAGATTCTCTCTATCAGTTACTTCGAAAATAATTAGCAGTTTATTTACCAAAAAGAATAAATAGCAGTTAATCTCCACTGTACGTATCTCTCATCAATAAAGGATTGGTGGCTTATTTCCCGACCtccattaatttcaaaaaaaaaaaaaagcggtaCACTATCACTGTCAGTGTGCCTGTGTACAGATTCAAACATTTAAGTAGCTTAGCAGTGGGCCGCTGGCACGCGGCTTCCTCGCATGCCAACTTGGGATGGTGGAGAAGTTATTGCATTGACCAGATCCAAGTGAATCAGGACAAATCTCGGAGCATATGAACGCGCAATCAGGAATTGGTGAAAAAAAGGGGTAACATGGCGTGTCATTCACCGTGGGATTTGGCGTGATCCAATTGGACCTGGTCCAAATAATAATTACATGGAATTAGAGACCTATTAACCCACCATTTTCCTAATTCAAGCTACCTACCTGCTCCCAGCTACAAAGCCCTCTTTATACCAGAGCCTGGTTTAGGAACTTTGCTCCGGAACTTTGGGTAGGCTTAGATGCATTTTCTTATATCAAACTTTTGTAAAGCTTACGTCCAATCACAGGTCTGAAGTACATGGCTTTTATACTGGTTTCCGTATTATAAGCAGATGTCCAACGTGAACTGCTATATCTGTACTGTCCAAATTGTTATATCTGTACCGTCCAAGTTTCATTttccttcatatatatatatatatatatatatatatatatatatatatatatatatatatatatatattaatgctTCAAGATGTCTAGTTTCAGGGCCAATGACACTTAAATGGACACTAAAATGCAAACTAGCAAATGTCAATGTTAGCAGCCAACCCAAGTGACTACAGGGACAGATCTTATTGGTGGCTCTTTTTGGGCTTTAGCCAAGCCATCTGCCTGGACTCAAGAGTCAAGACGCTGCATACTTTAATCATACTGTTCAAATTGAGGAAGGGTTGTTCGAAACCAAACTAATGCCAACATCTGGGTCCCCATCCAGGTATCATCTTGCACACTTCAAAGATCTACTAGATCAAATTCTGCAAACCAAgcatctattttttgaaaaattagtcAACAACTTGGGACTGGATAGTAGCCAAGTTGACTGGCCTCCTATACACAACTTGGAAGAGATTAATTAACACAGCCCTAGAGTCAGAAAGAACATAGTCAACAGCATAGGTGTCTAGCCTGGTAGAGAGCAGAGAAGGTACCATGATGGAGGAGAAACGAGGGTTCACCGGCAAGAACAAATTCTCCAGTGTCGACATGGTTGGGGAGTCATCGATAGGAATATCGGACTCGAACACCGCCAGGATGCAGATGGACAGCACCGAGCTATTGAAGTATTGGCCGGTCGGGCTTACCGGCTCGTTGTAagccctcctctcttcctctccttccacCACCAACATTGTTCCTTTTTCTCTTGGATACTCTAGTAGCATATGGCATCGGAGGATGCAAGCCTGACTTAAATAGTTTCAGAGGGTAAGCACcgtaggaagaaaagaaagaaagaagctcTTTGGAATCGGTGAATCCTACACCGCCTAAGTTGGTAGAGGCTTGGTTGGTGGGTGGTATTAATTCTTCAAGTCACGAGGCGCATCGTGCATGGTCTCTGGCAAGCTGTATCAATTCACCCGCATCCTTTTGGGGTTTTCTTCTCCTtcgtctttttttttattattatatcaaCGCATGCGCATTAATTGTTttggcttttctttttttttttaaaattgtctGGGGTCTGGTTGGTATCGCCGCAAGACGATCCTTGGTGTTGCGAGTTTGTTTGATGGACCTTGCCTTATCATcactaaaaagagaaaaaaacgaTTGATGGACCCATCTCCCGACAATGGCGAGTTCGGGGTACATCTTTCGCGCAAAAGAAGGATTCAAGGATCACCATCCACTGGTCACCTTCAGGCCCGTGCAGATAGATAAAAGACAGAGTTTGGAGAGCTTTGGAGCTGTGTGGCGCGTGATCCAGTGGATTCTCGCCAAAGCAGGTGAATGGATCCTTGTTTCATGCAAAAGCTACGACCCAGTCCAACGACCATAGGTTGGGTTTCCACACGTGGAAACCATGAGAAAAGAGCCTCCATCATGTGCGAACCATACCGTAAAATACTGTGCAGTTCTCGATGACTATCATCAGAAAATAGATGGTTATCGAACTAGACGGTTCATGAGCACACGTATCAGGACATACATGCCATGTGTTGTTAATTGATAGTTTCTGATTGCAACGATCGAGAGCTCCACAGCACTCTGCAATGCAATCTGAGCATAGAGGATATTGATCGAGTAAAAATAGCATTATCAGACTGAAAGCTTGGCTTGGCGAGAAATACCATGAGATAACTGTGATGAAGCTTCAGCTGGATTTCTTTGCCGAAAAGGTGAGAGTTGGTTGCTGCCACCGCCAAAGCGTTATATATCCTTGTTTTGTGAATATGAAACGGCAAGCGAAACTTCATTTTGCATGTGTGACACGTGTGACTGAACTGCAGATTTCTGTTAATCCATCATAAGTTGCAATATGCATCTAATCAAATGGAAGGATTAGCATCAAAGGATTTAGCATTAACTTCTTGATTATGCGAATACCATAGCACATGATTCTTCCTGTGGCTGTGATACCCTTTCATGTAGTGTTTGATGCATGTGATATTTCGAGATGAATGGTCTTGATTTCATTAACCAGATGAAATCATGTCGCAGAAAAAGACTAAGGAGAGGAGTCGATCGATTGGGAAGAAGTAGTTTATCCCAGCTATTTGGAATGGCTCTCAGTTGCAGCCGTTCTTGTGCCTTAAATTGTGAGTTTATATTATGAATTAATTACATACTCTTCTCCTGAGACAAATAAATCTGGGTGGAACCAAATAAGAAAATGCGTACATTTATAATAGATTCTACCATtttaaaaaatggaaaaaaaaatacttttgggTAATATTGACATATGAAAAATGAGCATGACTTTAGATGGAAGTTGAGTCGGCAAGATTTGAAGTCGTGCAATTCTTTTCTCCATGCGGCAACAGAGATAAGACCAACTTCCtctctgagttttttttttttttttttttcactctcagatccaaacaaaaaaaagtttttttttaagataaacaaTAAAATTTGAGGGAAGTAACTTACTTCATTTCAAttcggaaaaaaaaaagaggctaaATTGAAAGGTGACACAAAGGTGTAGCTGatgtttgattttgataaatattaaCCTTGCAAGGAGAGCCTTGCGGGGCCACGGTCGGTAGAAAACAGTCACAAAAAAATTCCTTCAACTTTGATGTACAAATAATTTGTTTTTAAATACCAACTCCATAAATACAAATATCTTCTAGTTGAATATATGCTCTTTGAGCATCATTAATGATTATAGTCTGATATATCAAACTAAGCACATCTATCTGGGTCTCTTAATAAAAGCTGGCCACGAATGACCCGCCATACCTATTCatcgagaaagaaaagaaaagttaatccaaaaaaattattgattagaactGCCCTATCACATATATTTTGAACAAACCAATAAAAAACTATCGCATCATTTATAACAGAAAAATGATATATAGTTAtccaaattttattaaaaattttgaaaagaaaaaaaatcggtCTTAATTATAATTGATcagatgataattttattattttaaataaaaaaattattttcttaaataatatgataattttttattaattaatttaaaatatatccaATAGAATGGTCTTAACAAATAATTTCTCCATCGTATCCGGTGGACCACTTCCAAGTCTCGTAGAATTTCTGCACAAAGAGGTCTGCCAAGGTCTCTGGACTCATCCTACATCATCTAGCTGTAATCACGTCAGATGCTTTCACTTTTTATTGATTAGTTCAAGATATATACAATAGAATGGTCGTAACAAATAATTTCTCCATCATGTCTGGTGGACCACTTCGAAGTCCCATAGAATTTCTGCAAAAGAGGACTGCCAAGGTCTATGGACTCATCCTACATCATCTAGTTCCAGTCACGTCAGATGCTTTCACCGTATTCAGACTCTGCAGCGTCGTGCCATTAATACGATGGTTCAGCAACATGGGACACCAGCGCGATCCGTTTCTGGCATCATGTGGGAAGGCTGGGAACGGCATGATGCTGTCTGACAATATTTTTTAGGGTACATAGCGGAGGCAAAATCTAAACTAAAGTTCAGGTATGTAAGAAAAAGTTAAAACTATACAGCAAAACTACAGAGGAGCAAGATTGAATTGTGGCCTTGTCCAGGaccaaaaagataaaagagagatACAAAGGGAGCAAGAGCTGCAGACGATCCATCCAACAAGACTTGCATTCACCGAAAAGTAAGGATAAAAGTGAAGACCACATCACAACGTCCTGAAGATGGGAATCTGCAGCCTGCGCGAGGTAGAGAAGAGCCATAATGCGCAGGTGAAGAGAGCAAAATATATCATAGCCTGTAGTGAGGGTTTCAGCAGCAAAATAACCTGTAGGGCCGACAGGAAAGAGCCCGGGCCAGTAGACGCATGGGAGTAAAACACAGCAGAGAAATCCAATCGCAGACACAGCAGTACAGTCCTTCCTGAAATCACAGCCAAAACACTGCCAGCAAGAGTTGGCGAACAAGTAATCCATCCTGCAGAGAACTGGGACACAATAACAATGAACACCTGTCGACATTGTTGGGTACGAAACACCAGAAACATCAGCCCATAATATGAGAGCAAAGTCATGGGAACTTGTGAAGCACATCATGCAAAGTTTTCCTGGCCACCTAATCCGCAGCTTGGTTACCCTCGTGCTAGATACGGAAAACAAGGGAAGGTATCGAAGGATTGCTTCCAGGTCAACACATCTTGCAAGTTGCAACAGAGGACTACGAACGTCCCTACGAACAAATGATTTTGAAAGCCACTAGATTAATTACAGTTGATGAATCACCTTGACATTAGACCTCCTACGCAACAAAAATTTACAGGTAATAAAATACCCACCCAAGCCCCAGCTAATTCGATCTGCATAGACTACCGAAAATGGGGCAGCGAATGACCACCAGCTCATACCAAGCAATGAAATGAATCATGAATGACAAAGGCGGTTGCAACAGAAAAACCTTGTACAGAGGCATCAATTCACCCCAAATAGAGATACTAGAAGTACCCCAGTTCTTTGAGTGAGTTACCCATAAGTGATGCATCCCATCAGCAATGTAATGTAGCACATGGACTCCCTCACTATTTGAGAAGGACCTGCTGCAGCTTGCTGAAACGCTTGCTGCTTCCAAGCACGCTAGATCATCACAACCAAAAAAAGAATATATAGATCTGATCATCCTCTGCTTCCGATTGTCAACTAAGTATCCCGTTAGAGCCAACAGAGATAgaaggaaaaaaatcaaaatgaagtGCATTAGCCAACAAGTTCCAACATTCGCCAGCAAATCCGCAAGAAACAATAACATGATCGCAATTTACGATACATCTATCACCAAGATCACAAGCAATAGCATCAACTGCTAGACTGCCCCTCCGGTGTAACACCAGCTTAAGAGGAATCTTTCTCTATGGAAACTTCCACCAGAAGTGTTCAACCCTCATGGAGATCTCCAGCTCAGCATCGTTAATTTGACTCCAGACAAGTTGATCCAACCACAAACCCTGCGCCAGAGGAATTCGAGTTACAGTTTCAGCATTAAAATCATCAGCCACTTGACCGACATCCAATGTTCTAGTTCCTAGAATATATTCACCAATAGTAACATGGGACAGATCACATATAATATTGACAAAAGTGGGCCACCGATACAAAGGAACATTAGATATTCAGTGGTCCGTTGCCACATTAATCGACTGCCTATTTCTAACCAACCACTGAAATTAATCCTGGATTTTGAGCACTCTCACGGTTACTCCACACATACTCCTGTATGGAGCCGGTTGTGCGCATGATGTACCATACTATACTAGCTGTCCATCACAGAATAAACGGCCAACAAACAATATGTGCCACATGTATGCACAGCGTATAGCGTGTTTGCATTATTTGCTGGCATCTATCATTCGATGAATGGTCAATGTTATACACCGCATCATGATCCGTGCTCAATCCTATGTAGCATAAAATGAGTGAACGTGAAAGGCTTAAGGATATAtttgtttttaattttttggtaCGTAGATATCTGGGGCGTTCCATCATCATCACATGCCACGCACGTAATCATTAGCtgttttttttgttgaaaaagacGCGATcagtaggtttttttttttttttaatgtaagaTCACTAGTTTTTTCTGTTATCTGCAGTAATTAAACTTGCAATGAGACCATCAATTATCAAATTTGAACTCATATTAAAGACAAGAGCATGCACACGTTGAATCCCCGGTCACAAACAACGTTTACCAAAGTTTGTGGCTTTGAAAACGAGCTAAATTGCAATAAAAGCTTCATCATGACGCCTCACtaatatcatttctcagttgcTATATGAGATTGGAGCAATTCATAGTATCCATAGTCTTTCTTAATAATCTTTTTGTTTAACCGGCTACAAACCCAGGAATTAGTCCTGTAGCCGTGGGACAAGAAACTAAGCAGGGACATGAATGGGAACAGTGTTGAACCAATTCTTCTTGCAATAAATAGTCACTGGCGGTAGACGGTTGGCATCCGCCTTGCCAAGGATTGGAGAGCTGACAAGTTGAGCCACTTGCCGCGAGCCTACGGAGCTGGTAGCTGGTAGCTGGCAGCTAACCTAATTCACCTACAACTTATTGCAGGCACTGTATCTTTCTCAGCTTTGGCTAAGATCAAGTGTAGTACTTAACGCAGGCAACACCGTGTCGAGGGCCATAGTGGTCCCAAGATCGCCAGGAAGAGTTTGCGCCACTATGTTTGAAGGCACTCGGTGTTTGGACCATAGCTTGCAGCAAATTTTAATACCAGCATGACACCTTTATTTGACGTTAAACTGCACAGGTAATTTTCAGTATTTGACATTTTCACAGATGATCAGactaaaagaatatttttatgaattcAAATGCTTAATTGATTGATTCATGCATGTTGTATTGACAATATCAAAAAACGACATCATTTAAGCgctacccctttttttttttgtagaattaGGATAAGTAGAAGCCCAAA contains the following coding sequences:
- the LOC105037845 gene encoding wax ester synthase/diacylglycerol acyltransferase 11 encodes the protein MLLEYPREKGTMLVVEGEEERRAYNEPVSPTGQYFNSSVLSICILAVFESDIPIDDSPTMSTLENLFLPVNPRFSSIMVQDEHGVQQWKRVKVKLEDHVKLPTFPPGLESYDQFVQDYLSEIAVEKLPQSQPLWDLHIIKYPTSTAEGTMVFKLHHALGDGFSLMGALFSCLQRADDPSLPLTFPTSREKAMKKSLWGSIRWKVPRFLSMCANTVQDVGWSLWKSNLAEDDVTPLRSGAPAVEFRPITISCIEFALDDIRKIKDKVGGTVNDVISGVIFYGTQLYMQAVGQGQGRSAAQVTALVLLNTRIIASYQTVEEMTKTNAKSRWGNQFAFLHVSIPMCKNADKADPLYFIRKARKIIKAKRSSLAVYLTGRLLEMLRKLKGPEAAALYIHTTLRKTTMTISNLTGPIEQMIIAGHPVRSFHFMVVGVPQSLTISVISYAGKLKVAMGGERGFIDSELLILNLKKSFERIFEAAMGKRT